TAAGACTGAAAAGTGAGAATTAAACAGATGCAGGGGCTAAGGTACGTAGACAAAGACTCGGCTTACTATTTTCTTCGCTTCTCGATCATcacaaaattttgaatcttTCTCCTCGATCCTGTATATAGCATGCGTTCACAACTAAAACGTGTTGCACGGTTTTAAGGTAATAATTTAATtcgaaacaaaaaaattgtgttaCCATTGAGTGTACATGTAATCAAGaaaagataataagaaaaaacCATGTGATAAGTaatggaaagaaaagaaagaaagagattgaaaaaagtaattatattgcttaaaaaacacaaaaggaaaaaaagtaatGAGATATACTGTGTTAGAATATATCATAATTTTGagattctgtttttttttttttgaagcaaAGGTTGTGTTTGTTAGAATTGGTTGATAAGTtaaccattttaattataaaattttctcggtttcaatatgtttttttagtttaaatttgagacaaatttgtttttggtttttcaaattaaaaagtgatttttccccttaaatttaaaaaatatttattgtcatAAACGACGTTACATTTATTTCTGACGAAACTAATAGCTATACACTATTATATGCcacatgaaaataataaatattattttggtttCACAAATTTAGGTCAAGTTTTTTTTCctccaaatttaaaagtgatttttccccaaattcaaaaataatattttagtgcCTAAATTTTATAGTTCCCTAATTTGGATATCGTATTAACTTATTTTGATCCTCAAAGTTGACACTCTTAAAAAAGTTGTGTGTATCTGTGTGTGGGCGAGAGAGAAACAACTATAACTATATTAGTGTATTTTACAACTACTATAGtactattcaatttttttaagtggacatttttaatcttaaaaccTACTTTCGGACTATGTTGTGCTCAAAGTCATCCATCATCATGAATCATTTTGCGCCCTAACTTGACAAAGCTGACTTAGTACAAAAAGGGGAAGATGACTTCGTACATGTTTGAGTGGCCAAACTTGCGTATTAAACGTGAATATCTACCTCTATCCAAAAAAGCTTTTACATCAAAAATCAAATTGGACGTgatttttgatttaattattgaaCACAGATCCAAATATGGACTTAGTTGAATAAgtattgataatattaattttgaattaaattgattttgattaaaattgagattttaaaatgatgtgatttatatttagatatttttaatatagaataaagttaaaaataaaacttactataAAATTTTtgatttaacataaaaattacttaaaattgctttaatttaaaatcaattttagattATACTCTAACATGCGACCAAACatgtaaaaattgtttaaaatcaattttgaatttaaaatgaattctaaaACGTGAAATATAAATGCATGTTTAGATGAATATTGACAAATTTGAAtttggttaaaattgattttaaagggATGTAATTTAAATTTGGATGTTTTCATTATAGAATTAAGTTAGAAGTAAAATTtcctataaattatttgatccaaattaaaaaattactcaaagttattttaattcataatttttttaggtcTAAATTTTaactcataattaattatggatctagaattaattttaaaatgttttccaTGATTGAACCAATtccaaacatataaaaattaatataaaattagttataaattcataaataattatcaaaacaTGAAACCGAACATTAAGTCTAGACATTCAGACATTATATAACATGTTGGAAGCTGCACAATCTACATTTTGAGATGGATGGAGATGTTTAgagtaataaattatttacatgcATGTACTCTATCTTATTCCGGTCACGAAATACTAACTGTTTAGATCACACCaaccttttaattaattggCATCGAATTAACATTTTCAAAAGACAAAGGCAAGCAAGAGTAGCAAAAGGCTGGCTAGCTAGAAGTTCCCTGGTACTGGAATTAAAACATGTGATCAGCAGAAGAAACCCTCGCAATATTCGTGCATGTACAAATCATTGTGGCTCCAAAGTTCTACTACATCACCCTCAGGAGGGACATAGGAATTGTCAATTAAATAAGGCTCTGTCCAGAAATTTGCACACACATCAGGCTCCGTGTATGTGTCCAAAAAGGAAAGGCCATAATCATCACCTTCTAGAACCGAATTTTCATGGTTTGTGATGGCTGCAGCAGCATCTGTTGTTATCACAGCGTACTCACTGCAGTTCTCTAACACCACTCTCTCCATTGACTTAGAAACAACATTGCCTTCTTTTTCAGTTCTGCGTTTAGCTTTTGGCTTTCGTTCAAAACGCTTCTTAAGGGCGGTGTGCCAGTGgttctttatttcattatcCGTCCTCCCTGGCAATTCAGCAGCAATTGCTGACCATCTGCACAATTATTATTGGATATCAAACCAAAGCTCAACACACCACAcattaatttgaattgaaatttcttcttttagaataatgtttttgtaatttattggTGGTCAGGGTTTtggtatctttttttttattttgtcaataaaatcattatttgtCTTGTTGTCACATCAATTTAATTAGTGGGTCTATTTAATggtctaaatattttttaaaatttatactttaattGTAAAGTCTTAtatatttggataatttttatatatatataatattgatcCATTTTCCGTTGATGACGGTAGAATTTGTGACCCAATATTCTTAGGAATATaggtatattatattattatatctatattaaataataagacTCTCACATGCCATAATGTTATTAGTTATGTAAAAAGAATAACTAAAACCCTGTGAAACAAACGGGCACCAAAGAAATCATTTGAGTTTGACATGTtagtatattaattaaacaatgttatttataaaaaaaaaatcagtagtataatttttaaataattattataaaaataaaaaaaacttactatATGATAATATGTAATATtgttctaattaaattcttataaaacataaaaaggaataaaatttattctttctattattttacGTTGCAATTGTGGTGTTATTATGATAATATGTAATTGTGggtgaaatttaatttagtaaTGCATAAAATATGGTACAttataaaagacataaaaagttaagaaaaaaaataagaatatagaTAACACAAATAGTTTGAGATGCTAATGTTGTCAAATAAAATTAGtaatacttttaaataatttagcaacattttttaatgttaaaatttaggATTTACGAAAGATAAGACATGTAATATTTTCTCACTTAAAACTATGTAGTCTTTTGATTTGTCTTTGTCAATCCAAATCGTATCTGAAAAGACTCAACTCTTTTTCCATTATTcttgtgttttgattttaaattacgATCACAATGCACTGCGGTTGCAGTATGATGCATGTTATCGATCGGATTCGTGGCAATATGTGTTTTGCATTTTGCACGACCAAAGTGAGCCTTGAGTTGTGCAAACTTTAGAA
The nucleotide sequence above comes from Glycine soja cultivar W05 chromosome 11, ASM419377v2, whole genome shotgun sequence. Encoded proteins:
- the LOC114375678 gene encoding transcription factor MYB4-like; amino-acid sequence: MVRTPCCDKNGLKKGPWTPEEDRKLIDYVTKYGHWNWRLLPKFAGLARCGKSCRLRWLNYLRPDVKRGNFSHEEEETIVRLHEKLGNRWSAIAAELPGRTDNEIKNHWHTALKKRFERKPKAKRRTEKEGNVVSKSMERVVLENCSEYAVITTDAAAAITNHENSVLEGDDYGLSFLDTYTEPDVCANFWTEPYLIDNSYVPPEGDVVELWSHNDLYMHEYCEGFFC